From the Thomasclavelia ramosa DSM 1402 genome, the window TAATTAAGCTAGTATTCTTTTGGTGCCAACAATCTTCATATTCCTGCCAAAATTGCGCAATAGTTTTATCATAATCCGGCATATATTTTTTCGATAACATTTCACCGTTATGACACAGAATCGCATCTAACACTTGTAAAGAGACATTATAACCGATTCCATCGCGTTCAATAAAAAGAATATTCCGTACACTATTAGCATTATGGGCAAAATATCCAAATCCCTTTATCTGCAGAATTTTATCAAGAGCTTTTTCTCCAACATGTCCATATGGTGCATGGCCTAGATCATGTCCTAAAGCCGCCGCTTCAATCAAATCTTGATTTAAAGCAAGACCACGACCAATCTGACGAGCAATCCGACTCACCCATTGGACATGAATAGAACGCTTTGAAATATGAGCATTATTAAAAAAAGATAATGCTTGAGTTTTATCAACATATCGCTGATATGATTTACAATATAAAATTCGATCAATGTCTTCTTCAAACGGCCATCGGATATCAAATTCTTCACGATTTCTAATCGTCTGTTTTACTTTTATACAATCACGATTTTTAGTGGCATAGATAGAAAGCTGATCATCGGCCTCTTTAGTCATTCGTAATGCATTTTTTATGACTATTTCTTCTTTTTTCATTGGAACACCTCTCTATATTCTACACGATTTTTTCTTATTTATGCTACTTTCGCCAAAGTGATGGTGAAAACAAAAGCAGCATTGGGAAAAGTTCTAAACGTCCTGCCAGCATGTCGAAAGTTAAAACTATTTTAGAAACATCTGGCAACGAACCAAAATTACTTACTGGTCCAACAACATCTAAACCAGGACCGATATTATTTAAACAAGAAGCAATAGCTGAAAAAGCACTTTTAAAATCAAGATTAAGAAATGTTAAAATCAATAACGATAGAGCAAATATCGTAATATATACGACTAAATATGCATGAATCGTTCTGATTACATTATCTTCAACCGGTTGATTTTCAAATTCAACTGCACGAACGCTATGGGGATGTAATAATTTATGCAGTTCATTTCTTGCATTTTTAAAATAAATTACAATTCTTGATACCTTGATTCCACCACCAGTTGAGCCTGAACAAGCACCAACAAACATCAATGATAATAATATTACTTGTGAAAATACTGGCCATTGCCCATAGTCAGCAGTTACAAATCCTGTCGTCGTTATGATTGACCCAACCTGGAAACTTGAATA encodes:
- a CDS encoding deoxyguanosinetriphosphate triphosphohydrolase family protein, which translates into the protein MKKEEIVIKNALRMTKEADDQLSIYATKNRDCIKVKQTIRNREEFDIRWPFEEDIDRILYCKSYQRYVDKTQALSFFNNAHISKRSIHVQWVSRIARQIGRGLALNQDLIEAAALGHDLGHAPYGHVGEKALDKILQIKGFGYFAHNANSVRNILFIERDGIGYNVSLQVLDAILCHNGEMLSKKYMPDYDKTIAQFWQEYEDCWHQKNTSLIIRPMTLEGCVVRVSDVISYIGKDIEDAIKVGIIKQSDLPKEVTDILGFDNKSMINRLIGDIVIHSYGKPYLRFSNEVFSALKTLLNFLSNRVHQHPVLVKENTKLVRMINQLYHVYYDELTDPNNHDCKIKAFVNKMAPAYSKNDPALIVADYLSMMTDSYVLNEYESIFLPIQHNEIL